CCTTATTGTCACCAGCGCTGACGCAGGCGGTGCGCAATGGTACACTGCGTAGATGGAAGAAAACCGAAAGGAGCCTCATCGTGGACACCGGTTCTGAAGCCCGTCGCATCTTGCTCGTCGAGGACGAGAAAGCCATTCGCGACGCCGTTGCTGCCTATCTTGAACGTGCCGGTTACTGGGTGACGCCGGCTGCAGATGGCCAGGAGGCCGTCGATGCGTTCTCCCTGCATCAGTTCGACCTCGTCATCCTGGACCTCATGCTTCCCAAGCTTCCGGGCGAGAAGGTCTGCCGCATCATCCGCGACACATCTGACGTCCCCATCATCATGCTCACCGCCAAGGGCGAGGTCGAGGACCGCATCGTCGGTCTCGAGCTTGGCGCAGACGACTACCTCATCAAGCCCTTCTCGCCGCGCGAGCTCGTTGCGCGCGTCCGCGCCCTGCTGCGCCGCGCCCACATCGACTCCGAGCCGCAGCGCGAGGTGCTCGACTTCGGTGGCCTGACCATCGATCTCAACGGTCACAAGGTTCTTGTCAACGACGAGGAGATCGACCTCACCGCCAGTGAGTTCAAGCTGCTCACGACGCTGTCACGTTATCCGGGCCGCGTCTACTCGCGCATGGAGCTCGTCGAGAAGGTGCTCGGCTACGATTTCGAGGGCTACGAGCGCACCATCGACAGCCACGTGAAGAACCTCCGCGCCAAGATCGGCGATGATCCGCGCAATCCGCGTTGGATTTACACCGTGCACGGCGTCGGCTATCGCTTCGAGGTGCCCCGAGACGGCGAATCGGCTGGTCAAGAGGCCTAGACGTCCATGAAGAACAAGCGCAAGACCCGCGAGAGGAAGCCTCTCTCGTTTGCAATCTACGTCATGGGGGCGTTTTTGCTCACGGCGGCCATGACGGTGCTCATCACGGCTGCCGCCATCGCGATCGTCTGGAACGTCGGTTACGCCGGCGCGCCAAGTGACGAGGAAATCTTCGCCGCCGTGCTCATCTCCGGGGCCATCGCCCTCGTGCTCTCCATCATTCTCGGCCTCTACTTCGCCATCGGCATCGCGCGTCCCGTCGGCCGCATCGCAGATACCGCCTCGGCAATCAAGGAAGGCAACCTCTCCGCCCGTACGGGGCTTGGCGGCGATGATCAGCTCGGTCAGCTCGGCCAGCGCTTCGACGAGATGGCAGACGCCATCGAGCGCGACCGCGACCTCGAGCGTCAGCTCATCGGCGACGTAGCCCATGAGCTGCGTACGCCGCTCATGGCCATCCAGGCCACGGTCGAAGCCATCCAGGATGGCGTCTTCGAAGCAGATGAGGAGCATCTCAACACCATCTCGTTCGAGACGCGTCGTCTGGGTCGTCTGGTCGAGGCGCTTCTGCACCTCAACCGTCTCGAGAACGGCACGGCTGAGGTCAAGCGCAATCTCGTCAATCTCAGCAGCGTGGTGAATGGCCTTTCGACGACGCATGAAGCGCTTCTCGAAAGCTCCGGCATCATGTTCTTCACCGATGTCGATCCCAACGTCATGATTATCGGCGATCAGGACCTCATCTCACAAGCCGTCGCCAATCTGCTTTCCAATGCCGTGCGCTACACGCCCGAGAACGGCATGGTCAGTCTCGAGCTTACGCGTGATAACGGGTACGCCAAGATTTCCGTGCGTGATACGGGCGTTGGCATTTCCCAAGAGGACATGAAGAAGGTCTTCTCGCGCTTCTGGCGTGCCGACGTCGCACGTCAAAGCGTCGATGGCGGCTTGGGTATTGGCCTCGCGCTTGTCAAGGAAGTCGTCGACCAGCACTTCGGCGACGTCTCCGTTTCCTCCACGCTCGGCGAGGGCAGTACCTTCGTGATGCGCATTCCGCTGGCGCCCGAAGACCATGCCAAACCCATGCCGTCGACGCGCAGGAACACTTCGCGCAGGCGTCAGGAGCGTGCCGCGCGCAAGGAGCAGGAGAAGCTCCGCAAGATTGAGGAACGCCAGGTCAAAGCACGTCGTAAGGCGCGCGAGGCAGGTGCCGGCTTGAGCGCGACGCAAGAGCTCAAGCTCTTTGGGCTGCGCGTGCCGTTACCCGCCACAAGGCAGCAAGAAGTACGGCAACAAGAAGCCCGGCAACAAGAAGTCCGGCAACAAGAAGTACACACGAGAAACAAGGAAGATGATATCCATGAGTGAAATGGCAATGCGTCCTGATTCGCAGGGCAAGGTCCGCGATCTGTACGACCTGGGCGACAAGCTCCTCATCGTCGCAACCGACCGCATCTCGGCGTTCGACTACATCCTCAAAGACGAGATTCCCTACAAAGGCGAGGTTCTCACGCGCCTTTCGCTCTTCTGGTTCGACTTGCTCGCGGACATCATTCCCAACCATCTGATTTCCGCGGACGTGGCCGATCTGCCCGAGAAATTCAAGCCATATGCCGAGTGGCTGAACGGCCGTTTCATGCTCGTGCGCAAGGCCGAGATGTTCCCCGTCGAGTGCATCGTGCGTGGCTACCTTGCTGGCAGCGGTCTCAAGGAGTACCGCAAGCAGGGTACCGTTTGCGGCATCGAGCTACC
This window of the Coriobacteriaceae bacterium genome carries:
- a CDS encoding ATP-binding protein; this translates as MKNKRKTRERKPLSFAIYVMGAFLLTAAMTVLITAAAIAIVWNVGYAGAPSDEEIFAAVLISGAIALVLSIILGLYFAIGIARPVGRIADTASAIKEGNLSARTGLGGDDQLGQLGQRFDEMADAIERDRDLERQLIGDVAHELRTPLMAIQATVEAIQDGVFEADEEHLNTISFETRRLGRLVEALLHLNRLENGTAEVKRNLVNLSSVVNGLSTTHEALLESSGIMFFTDVDPNVMIIGDQDLISQAVANLLSNAVRYTPENGMVSLELTRDNGYAKISVRDTGVGISQEDMKKVFSRFWRADVARQSVDGGLGIGLALVKEVVDQHFGDVSVSSTLGEGSTFVMRIPLAPEDHAKPMPSTRRNTSRRRQERAARKEQEKLRKIEERQVKARRKAREAGAGLSATQELKLFGLRVPLPATRQQEVRQQEARQQEVRQQEVHTRNKEDDIHE
- a CDS encoding response regulator transcription factor — encoded protein: MDTGSEARRILLVEDEKAIRDAVAAYLERAGYWVTPAADGQEAVDAFSLHQFDLVILDLMLPKLPGEKVCRIIRDTSDVPIIMLTAKGEVEDRIVGLELGADDYLIKPFSPRELVARVRALLRRAHIDSEPQREVLDFGGLTIDLNGHKVLVNDEEIDLTASEFKLLTTLSRYPGRVYSRMELVEKVLGYDFEGYERTIDSHVKNLRAKIGDDPRNPRWIYTVHGVGYRFEVPRDGESAGQEA